One genomic segment of Oligoflexus sp. includes these proteins:
- a CDS encoding GTPase/DUF3482 domain-containing protein has translation MKFAVVGRSNKGKSSIVATIVENDEILIAPTPRTTRISQEFELKVGERILFSIIDTPGFEEAPAALEWLKRESVAAHQRRQRVQAFYDTFQGSNRFTFECELLKPILEGAAILYVVDASHPYRPNFEAEFEILQWTGQPSLALLNQTGDGRFVRDWQAALGQYFRKTLVFNAHTARFEERIRILEELRFLSDETRPVLDEAMELLKSQHQSRLRAASYILAEFISEAMHYRKKVAVDDDGSVSEQEKGRYMDEYYDHIRKLEKNSRRALAEIFSFKSLDSEETELSPKGQSDDLFGRETWEFLGLSRTELIATGTAAGALAGGAIDASVGGASMMVGTGLGAVLGSLGTGYLAFSDPQVAGFRLARKAVTVGPIKSPNFPWILLDRGLLFMVGILNRTHAQRGRLLVDEKHGGPSSRLSKTDKRLIAWHLQKIRWIGPSEGSISRLSDEIRKAMEKL, from the coding sequence ATGAAATTTGCAGTGGTCGGTCGATCGAATAAAGGCAAGTCCAGCATCGTCGCGACGATCGTGGAAAATGATGAGATCCTGATCGCGCCCACGCCGCGCACGACCCGAATCAGCCAGGAGTTTGAGCTGAAAGTCGGCGAGCGCATCCTATTCAGCATCATTGATACGCCGGGCTTCGAAGAGGCGCCGGCGGCTTTGGAATGGCTGAAGCGTGAGAGCGTGGCCGCTCACCAAAGACGGCAGCGCGTGCAGGCGTTTTATGATACTTTCCAGGGATCGAATCGTTTTACTTTCGAGTGCGAGCTTTTGAAGCCTATTCTTGAAGGCGCAGCGATCCTCTACGTGGTGGACGCGAGTCATCCCTATCGACCCAACTTCGAAGCCGAGTTTGAAATCCTGCAGTGGACAGGTCAACCCTCGCTCGCGCTTTTGAATCAAACCGGCGATGGGCGTTTTGTGCGTGACTGGCAGGCGGCCCTTGGTCAATACTTTCGTAAAACCCTCGTCTTCAATGCGCATACCGCGCGCTTCGAGGAAAGAATTCGAATCCTGGAGGAGCTGCGTTTTCTGTCCGATGAAACCCGGCCGGTGCTGGATGAAGCGATGGAACTGTTAAAATCACAGCATCAATCGCGCCTGCGGGCGGCGTCTTACATCCTCGCGGAATTCATTTCGGAGGCCATGCATTACCGGAAGAAAGTCGCGGTCGATGATGATGGCAGCGTCTCGGAACAGGAAAAGGGCCGCTACATGGACGAATATTACGATCACATCCGTAAGCTGGAAAAGAACAGCCGCAGGGCCCTGGCCGAGATTTTCAGTTTCAAGAGCCTGGATAGCGAAGAAACCGAACTGAGTCCCAAGGGCCAGAGCGATGATCTTTTCGGTCGTGAAACCTGGGAATTCCTGGGCCTTTCCCGAACGGAACTCATTGCCACCGGAACCGCGGCCGGAGCCTTGGCCGGTGGTGCGATCGATGCCTCGGTCGGCGGCGCCTCGATGATGGTCGGCACGGGACTCGGGGCTGTCCTGGGAAGTCTTGGGACGGGATACCTGGCCTTTTCCGATCCGCAGGTTGCAGGCTTTCGCCTCGCCCGCAAGGCCGTGACCGTCGGACCTATCAAAAGCCCCAACTTTCCCTGGATTTTGCTCGATCGCGGGCTTTTATTCATGGTGGGCATCCTGAATCGCACGCATGCGCAAAGGGGGCGTCTTTTGGTGGATGAGAAACACGGTGGTCCCAGTTCGCGCCTCTCCAAAACGGATAAACGGCTGATCGCCTGGCATCTGCAGAAAATCCGCTGGATCGGGCCCAGCGAGGGTTCCATCAGTCGGCTTTCCGACGAGATTCGCAAGGCTATGGAAAAACTCTGA
- a CDS encoding DUF2868 domain-containing protein, translated as MADHPTRAFSLGDLIDYEVQLALDSQARPEDLAQRDKNVRIDSAILKKGKAHGLKLWLRKVRGPYGEAFMQARALLNLGLIALGALLGWGTIRGLLTYNGLHPVNVLPFFAIFVLLPVTFLLFLLLRGFVARLFGRLPGGWVAASGHWLLTRVMKKNQRDLPLADVWHRLKSMHPRVFTWQAWILSQSFAFAYYLTALASLLFYVSVHDYAFAWQTTLRLGPDALFSLVHALALPFAWLGPLFVPTMDVIQTTQYDRFTASYVSGQGSAMAADWWPFLAALIGFYGLLPRLVLLLLFKSRLALHLRSLRFDDFASEEVWLRLQRSGISWQSAAGTKEMAAAALPEPMSMTSPQPLLIVRWRQAPFSEAELRNYFEERGHRVGSILDAEGRDSEFQNILQTLQDGQSLALVCDPWELPGEAFNRLRLAMREKLPVRTPIFLVPLLHDETKGAVETAIEDRPLWEASLKAFRDPYVGLLLEGSHAR; from the coding sequence ATGGCAGATCATCCGACGCGGGCTTTTTCATTGGGAGACCTTATTGATTATGAAGTCCAGCTGGCTCTTGATAGCCAGGCCCGTCCCGAGGATCTTGCGCAGCGGGATAAGAACGTAAGGATCGACAGTGCGATTCTGAAAAAAGGCAAGGCCCATGGCCTTAAGCTTTGGCTGCGGAAGGTGAGGGGGCCTTATGGTGAAGCGTTCATGCAGGCGCGAGCGCTTTTGAACCTTGGGCTCATCGCGCTGGGGGCGCTGCTCGGTTGGGGGACGATACGCGGGCTTCTGACCTATAACGGTCTGCATCCGGTGAATGTGCTGCCGTTTTTCGCGATCTTTGTGCTCCTTCCTGTGACGTTTCTGCTTTTCCTCTTGCTGCGTGGTTTTGTTGCGCGTCTGTTCGGAAGACTGCCGGGAGGTTGGGTCGCGGCCTCGGGGCATTGGCTCTTGACGCGCGTCATGAAAAAAAATCAGCGGGATCTGCCGCTCGCCGATGTGTGGCATCGTTTGAAATCCATGCATCCGCGGGTTTTTACCTGGCAGGCCTGGATACTTTCGCAGAGCTTTGCGTTCGCATATTATCTGACGGCTTTGGCATCCCTCCTATTTTACGTCAGCGTTCACGATTATGCCTTTGCCTGGCAAACGACGCTGCGCCTTGGACCTGATGCTCTTTTTTCCCTGGTTCATGCCCTGGCTTTGCCTTTCGCGTGGCTCGGCCCCCTCTTCGTTCCCACCATGGATGTCATTCAAACGACGCAATACGATCGCTTCACGGCCAGCTATGTCTCGGGCCAGGGCAGTGCGATGGCGGCGGATTGGTGGCCTTTCCTTGCGGCTTTGATCGGATTTTATGGGCTTTTGCCGCGACTCGTCCTTCTGCTTCTCTTCAAAAGTCGACTGGCCCTTCATCTGCGTTCGCTTCGCTTCGATGATTTCGCCAGCGAGGAAGTCTGGCTCCGTCTGCAGCGCAGCGGCATCAGTTGGCAATCGGCGGCAGGGACCAAGGAAATGGCTGCCGCGGCTTTGCCCGAGCCGATGAGCATGACGAGCCCGCAGCCTTTGCTCATCGTGCGGTGGCGGCAGGCGCCCTTTTCCGAGGCCGAGCTTCGGAACTATTTTGAAGAGCGCGGGCATAGGGTCGGTTCGATTCTGGATGCGGAAGGACGCGATAGCGAGTTTCAGAATATTCTGCAGACGCTCCAGGATGGTCAGTCGCTGGCTCTGGTTTGTGATCCCTGGGAACTTCCTGGCGAGGCTTTCAACCGTCTGCGGCTCGCCATGCGCGAAAAGCTGCCTGTGCGGACGCCCATCTTTCTCGTGCCCCTCCTGCATGATGAAACAAAAGGAGCCGTGGAAACCGCGATCGAGGACCGACCGCTTTGGGAAGCGAGCCTGAAAGCCTTTCGCGATCCTTATGTTGGACTTTTGCTTGAAGGGAGTCATGCCCGATGA
- a CDS encoding universal stress protein — protein sequence MKAVVGIDASPEALNSVRMLARLQLSQPELQLVHVIERLSPEEWAKKPQNANDLLTQFLRLQEKEGQQSLDQASALARDLQLPAESVLKYGSTVSNQLLQVAQNSQADLIAIGSRDESALGKLLIGSVGRKLVTSSPTSLLISRTELTPQEPVEAVFATDHSEYAARCVDTLLHLAPRGLKRLTIMTAYPREMVRSLRNFSPQVPPHIGQWLEAHLNEQNQKVEQQLKALGVAVQSRVIASDPDTAIEESMKASGSKLLIMGAQGHGFWQRLATGSHTFRQAVSGKHSVLILRARE from the coding sequence ATGAAAGCCGTCGTCGGAATTGATGCTTCTCCCGAAGCCCTGAATTCGGTCAGAATGTTGGCACGCCTGCAGTTGAGCCAGCCTGAGCTGCAGCTGGTGCATGTCATCGAACGGCTGTCACCTGAAGAGTGGGCGAAAAAACCCCAGAATGCCAACGATCTTTTGACTCAATTTCTGCGGCTTCAGGAAAAGGAAGGGCAGCAGAGCCTCGATCAAGCGTCAGCTTTGGCGCGTGATCTTCAACTGCCGGCGGAGTCCGTTCTGAAATATGGAAGCACGGTGAGCAATCAGCTGCTGCAGGTGGCGCAGAATTCCCAGGCGGATCTGATTGCCATCGGCTCGCGCGATGAAAGCGCCCTGGGCAAATTACTGATAGGCTCGGTGGGACGTAAACTTGTGACCAGTTCACCCACCAGTCTTTTGATTTCAAGGACTGAGCTGACCCCCCAGGAGCCCGTGGAAGCGGTTTTTGCCACGGATCATTCCGAATATGCGGCGCGCTGCGTGGATACGCTTCTGCACCTTGCGCCTCGGGGTTTGAAACGTCTGACCATCATGACCGCTTATCCGCGTGAAATGGTGCGCTCCCTTCGCAATTTCAGCCCCCAGGTGCCGCCGCATATCGGACAATGGCTGGAGGCCCATCTGAACGAGCAGAATCAGAAAGTGGAGCAGCAGCTGAAAGCTTTGGGTGTGGCCGTGCAAAGCCGGGTGATCGCCAGTGATCCCGATACGGCGATCGAGGAAAGCATGAAGGCGAGCGGTTCCAAACTCCTCATCATGGGCGCTCAGGGGCATGGTTTCTGGCAACGCCTGGCCACCGGAAGTCATACCTTCCGCCAGGCTGTGTCCGGGAAACATTCGGTTTTGATTTTAAGGGCTCGCGAGTGA
- a CDS encoding PAS domain S-box protein, with amino-acid sequence MQRFVRLFLPLLGLGFVIVGMSFLSPGTSGVLTTLLGLVTSAVIFLAYELRRERVRFAELEASEQLYKDSFERSNVGIAHATEDGHWIRVNSRFAQVLGCSREEVMGSTLRDFTHPDDRAMDDELTRKLWSGELASATLQKRFIRKDGSIVWVFLSATLSTARPGQPRYILRSIKDITAWKQAEAALTESSLQLRLATEAAQLGIWEQDLQTGRTRGNDLFWDMLGLANPGPTGTTELNRFIHDLDRAAVLEGFEESRRTGADYMCEYRFLKGEGTKIWLETTGSPIRNEKGEIIRFVGVTRDITDRKLAQLDFQRCVDVSPAILWITEEGGSCTYLSQQWFSFTGQTRSEALGFGWLDAVHDDDRETVRQGYLEATARRKPFYMEYRLRTASGAYRWVIDAGHRRFDADGVFLGYAGSIFDIHDRKEAQAKLEEAVLQFKALANSIPQLAWMADAQGYVFWYNDRWLQFTGSNLEAMKGNGWLDVHHPDHAQRVLKKYQDCLQSGQIWEDTFPLKSADGTWRWFLSRAIPICNEAHEIVQWFGTSTDITELREFQNALLESEARFRDLSNSMPQLVWTSNSAGQVDYYNERAFEYEGFQKDSEGLWNWQPGLHPDDLDATVRAWRAAVENKHLYTCEHRVRMKDGHYCWHLSRALPVFQENGEVKRWYGTATNIHEYKLALVELAKAKESAEEANKAKSRFLANMSHEIRSPMSSVLGYADLLLERGLPEADRTAYAASIKASGGHLLAIIDDILDLSAVESGEFKIDRHAFAMVDLVSETVKSMEVLAQRKGISLQVEFKNPVPGYIDSDPLRFRQILLNLLSNAIKFTEKGRIRISLSFQNEELMLEVEDSGVGIDASKAHKLFRAFSQVDSSISRRFGGTGLGLHLSRRLAEALGGDLVLSWSIPGVGSCFALTIKVGPASGPYIESLQDSQRIIAKASPQTMPAGGQYSVLLAEDSHDNQILIKIFLKKLGARVDVASNGEEAIRLARSADYDIILMDMMMPVMDGLEATRRLRSTGYRRPIVALTAHALKEEVEKSIAAGCDLHLTKPIQIDVLRRTIEVLLLKRRDHDHMLDAGLH; translated from the coding sequence ATGCAGAGGTTTGTTCGACTTTTCCTGCCGCTGCTTGGGCTCGGGTTTGTTATCGTGGGGATGTCTTTTCTGTCCCCGGGCACAAGCGGCGTCCTTACTACCTTGTTGGGATTGGTCACGAGTGCTGTGATTTTTCTGGCCTACGAGCTGAGGCGCGAACGCGTTCGCTTTGCTGAGCTTGAGGCCAGTGAGCAGCTTTATAAAGACAGCTTCGAACGATCCAATGTCGGTATCGCCCATGCGACCGAGGATGGTCATTGGATACGGGTGAATTCCCGTTTTGCCCAGGTCCTGGGTTGCTCGCGCGAAGAGGTGATGGGTTCGACTCTTCGGGACTTTACTCATCCTGACGATCGCGCGATGGATGACGAGCTGACCCGCAAACTCTGGAGCGGCGAGCTTGCCTCGGCGACTCTGCAGAAACGTTTTATTCGGAAAGATGGAAGCATCGTCTGGGTGTTCCTGTCAGCGACTCTGTCCACGGCGCGCCCGGGGCAGCCGCGTTATATCCTTCGCAGCATCAAGGACATTACAGCCTGGAAACAGGCCGAAGCGGCTCTGACCGAATCGTCCTTGCAGTTGCGTCTGGCGACCGAGGCCGCGCAGCTCGGCATTTGGGAGCAAGATCTGCAAACCGGCAGAACACGCGGCAATGATCTCTTCTGGGACATGCTGGGCCTTGCGAATCCTGGTCCGACCGGGACCACGGAATTGAATCGCTTCATCCACGATCTGGATCGAGCGGCAGTCCTGGAGGGTTTTGAGGAATCCAGGCGGACAGGTGCGGACTACATGTGCGAGTACCGCTTCCTTAAAGGTGAAGGAACGAAGATCTGGCTGGAGACGACAGGCAGCCCCATTCGCAATGAAAAAGGCGAGATCATCCGCTTTGTTGGGGTGACGCGCGATATCACCGATCGCAAACTCGCGCAGCTTGATTTTCAGCGCTGCGTGGATGTTTCGCCTGCCATACTCTGGATCACGGAAGAGGGAGGATCCTGCACGTATCTGAGCCAGCAGTGGTTTTCCTTTACGGGGCAAACCAGGAGTGAGGCGCTCGGGTTTGGCTGGCTGGATGCCGTGCATGACGACGATCGCGAGACGGTCCGTCAGGGTTATTTGGAAGCCACTGCGCGGCGCAAGCCTTTTTACATGGAATATCGTCTTCGAACCGCGTCGGGGGCTTATCGTTGGGTGATCGACGCCGGTCATAGACGCTTTGATGCCGATGGCGTGTTTTTGGGATACGCGGGTTCCATCTTTGATATCCACGATAGGAAGGAAGCCCAGGCGAAGTTGGAGGAAGCCGTCCTGCAGTTCAAGGCCCTTGCCAACTCCATTCCGCAATTGGCCTGGATGGCTGATGCTCAGGGATACGTCTTCTGGTACAACGATCGCTGGCTTCAGTTCACAGGCTCCAATTTGGAGGCGATGAAAGGCAATGGCTGGTTGGACGTCCATCATCCTGATCACGCGCAGCGTGTCTTGAAAAAATACCAGGACTGCCTGCAAAGCGGCCAGATATGGGAGGATACCTTCCCGCTTAAAAGCGCCGACGGCACCTGGCGTTGGTTTCTCTCGCGCGCCATTCCCATTTGCAACGAAGCGCATGAGATCGTGCAGTGGTTCGGAACCAGCACGGATATCACCGAGCTGCGGGAATTCCAGAATGCTCTCCTGGAATCCGAAGCCCGTTTCCGCGATCTGTCGAACTCCATGCCGCAGCTGGTCTGGACATCGAATTCCGCCGGCCAGGTGGATTACTACAACGAGCGTGCGTTCGAGTATGAAGGTTTCCAGAAGGACAGCGAAGGACTCTGGAATTGGCAGCCCGGACTTCATCCTGATGACCTGGATGCGACGGTCAGGGCCTGGCGTGCTGCGGTCGAGAACAAGCATCTTTATACCTGCGAGCATCGCGTGCGCATGAAGGATGGCCATTACTGCTGGCATCTCAGTCGCGCGCTTCCCGTTTTTCAGGAAAATGGCGAGGTCAAGCGATGGTATGGAACAGCCACCAATATCCATGAATACAAGCTCGCCCTGGTGGAACTGGCCAAGGCCAAGGAAAGCGCGGAAGAAGCGAACAAGGCCAAAAGCCGCTTTTTGGCGAACATGAGCCATGAGATCCGTTCCCCGATGAGCTCCGTTCTTGGTTACGCAGACCTTCTTCTGGAACGCGGCCTGCCCGAGGCCGATCGCACCGCCTATGCCGCCAGCATCAAGGCCAGCGGTGGCCATCTTCTGGCTATCATCGACGACATCCTGGATCTTTCCGCGGTGGAATCGGGGGAATTCAAAATAGATCGTCATGCCTTTGCCATGGTCGACCTCGTCAGCGAGACTGTGAAATCCATGGAGGTCCTGGCCCAGCGCAAAGGGATCAGTCTTCAGGTGGAATTCAAGAATCCTGTGCCGGGCTATATAGATTCCGATCCCCTGCGCTTCAGGCAGATCCTCCTCAACCTTCTTTCGAACGCGATTAAATTCACGGAGAAAGGTCGCATTCGGATCAGCCTCAGCTTTCAGAACGAGGAGCTGATGCTCGAAGTGGAAGACAGCGGCGTCGGCATCGACGCGAGCAAAGCGCATAAACTCTTCCGAGCCTTTTCCCAGGTCGATTCCAGTATCAGCCGACGCTTCGGCGGCACCGGCCTTGGCCTTCATCTGTCGCGGCGCCTGGCCGAGGCGCTCGGCGGTGATTTGGTTTTGAGCTGGTCGATCCCTGGCGTCGGCAGCTGTTTTGCTTTGACGATCAAGGTCGGGCCGGCATCAGGCCCTTATATTGAATCCCTGCAGGACAGTCAGAGGATTATTGCGAAAGCCAGTCCTCAGACGATGCCTGCCGGTGGGCAGTATTCGGTGCTGCTGGCCGAGGATTCGCATGACAATCAGATCCTGATCAAGATCTTCTTGAAAAAACTGGGCGCGCGAGTCGACGTCGCAAGCAATGGGGAAGAAGCCATCCGTCTTGCACGGTCGGCGGATTACGATATCATCCTGATGGATATGATGATGCCGGTCATGGATGGATTGGAAGCGACGAGGCGCCTGCGGTCGACAGGCTATCGGCGGCCTATCGTGGCGCTCACGGCCCATGCGCTCAAGGAAGAGGTGGAAAAATCCATCGCTGCCGGCTGCGATCTTCACCTGACCAAGCCCATACAGATTGATGTTCTGCGGCGCACGATCGAAGTCCTTCTCCTGAAACGTCGTGATCATGATCACATGCTGGATGCCGGCTTGCATTGA
- a CDS encoding LysR family transcriptional regulator gives MNPWINYHHLFYFKTIAEEGSVSKAAEILRIGQPTLSAQLKLFEDTMGIQLFERQHKKLILTEQGRVALDYARNIFKMGSEMYEVLHDRLKPMKTSLHIGAIDSIPKQIILELVKQAVQLGPCQITLSEGKPDELLRELSAHRVDLMVTNFLPAGVDAKGLSPRSITKKNVAFYASPAFLHLRNDFPRSLSGQPVILPTYDSKLRQDLEHWAHIHHVDWDIVTESQDVSVKKLLAMHDLGLMAAAAHTVTRQVKEGALVEIGILQGVHEELFLVTAARKIENPIAIQLHKDFMI, from the coding sequence ATGAATCCTTGGATCAATTACCACCATCTCTTTTATTTCAAGACCATAGCCGAAGAGGGCTCCGTCTCCAAGGCCGCGGAAATACTCAGGATTGGGCAGCCAACCCTCAGCGCCCAGCTCAAACTTTTTGAAGATACTATGGGGATACAACTTTTCGAGCGCCAGCACAAAAAACTCATCCTGACCGAGCAGGGTCGGGTCGCCCTCGACTACGCCCGGAACATTTTCAAGATGGGCTCGGAAATGTATGAAGTCCTGCATGATCGTCTGAAGCCCATGAAAACGTCGCTGCATATCGGGGCGATTGATAGCATTCCCAAACAGATCATCCTTGAACTCGTGAAGCAGGCTGTGCAGCTGGGTCCTTGTCAGATCACTCTGTCGGAAGGAAAACCGGATGAACTTCTGCGGGAGCTGAGCGCGCATCGCGTCGACCTCATGGTGACGAACTTTCTGCCGGCGGGTGTCGATGCCAAGGGCCTCAGTCCGCGCAGCATCACCAAAAAGAACGTCGCGTTCTATGCGAGCCCCGCCTTCCTTCACCTGCGCAATGATTTTCCGCGCTCGCTATCGGGCCAGCCGGTGATCCTTCCCACCTACGACAGCAAACTGCGGCAGGATCTGGAACACTGGGCCCACATTCATCATGTGGACTGGGATATCGTGACGGAAAGCCAGGACGTGTCGGTGAAAAAACTCCTCGCCATGCATGATCTGGGACTGATGGCCGCGGCGGCTCACACGGTGACGAGACAGGTGAAAGAAGGGGCTCTGGTCGAGATCGGCATTCTGCAGGGCGTGCATGAAGAGCTGTTCCTGGTCACCGCCGCCAGGAAAATAGAAAATCCGATCGCGATCCAGCTGCACAAGGATTTCATGATATAA
- a CDS encoding TerC family protein, translated as MVLFTFADYWWFYLAFTCFVFLVLALDLGVFHKTAHEVSFKESSIWTAIWISLALLFNFGFYQYALWRFSTDPQYFTIPGFNAQQQAESVALEFLTGFVVEKSLAIDNIFVFAVVFAYFGIPKVYQHRVLFWGIFGALLFRAIFIAMGSVLMRYEWVVIFFGALLILTGIKMYFAGTEQTDLNKNIVVRGLKKVFRIHPVIESDKFFIKKDGLRYVTPLFLALVFLELSDIIFAIDSVPAIFALTKEPLIVFTSNIFAILGLRSMYFMLAGVMDRFAYIKYGLASVLVFVGLKMVWLNEAFGGKFPISWSLMIISFLIGSSIVLSLVVDARRRRKLANS; from the coding sequence ATGGTACTTTTCACATTCGCAGATTATTGGTGGTTTTATCTCGCTTTCACCTGTTTTGTCTTTTTGGTCCTGGCCTTGGACCTGGGCGTTTTCCATAAGACGGCGCATGAAGTTTCCTTCAAGGAATCGTCCATCTGGACCGCGATCTGGATCAGTCTCGCGCTTCTTTTCAATTTCGGATTCTATCAGTATGCGCTTTGGCGTTTTTCCACGGATCCCCAGTATTTTACGATACCGGGTTTCAATGCGCAGCAGCAGGCGGAGTCGGTCGCGCTCGAATTTCTCACAGGCTTTGTGGTCGAAAAATCCTTGGCCATAGACAACATCTTTGTCTTCGCCGTGGTCTTCGCCTACTTCGGCATCCCCAAAGTCTATCAGCACCGCGTGCTGTTTTGGGGTATTTTCGGTGCGCTGCTGTTCCGCGCGATCTTCATCGCGATGGGATCGGTGCTCATGCGCTATGAATGGGTCGTGATTTTCTTCGGTGCTCTTCTGATCCTGACTGGTATCAAAATGTATTTTGCCGGCACCGAGCAGACGGATCTGAATAAGAACATCGTGGTGCGCGGGCTGAAGAAAGTGTTTCGGATTCATCCCGTCATTGAAAGCGATAAGTTCTTCATTAAAAAGGACGGCCTGCGTTACGTGACGCCCTTGTTCCTGGCCCTGGTCTTCCTGGAACTGAGCGATATCATCTTCGCCATCGACTCGGTGCCCGCGATCTTCGCTCTGACCAAGGAGCCCCTGATCGTGTTCACCTCGAATATCTTCGCGATCCTGGGTCTGCGTTCGATGTACTTTATGCTGGCTGGTGTCATGGATCGCTTCGCTTACATCAAGTATGGTTTGGCTTCCGTCCTGGTTTTCGTGGGCCTCAAGATGGTCTGGTTGAATGAAGCTTTTGGCGGCAAATTCCCCATCAGCTGGTCGCTCATGATCATCTCCTTCTTGATCGGTTCCTCCATCGTGCTCTCGCTTGTGGTCGACGCAAGACGCCGTCGCAAGCTGGCCAACTCCTGA
- a CDS encoding alkaline phosphatase family protein, with protein sequence MLRRFNLILVYMACVVSWTATPAWAQLSRIKKPKLIVTLVVDQFRADQVARFQNRFLPPVGPQGEPGGFRYLTERGAYYPLAEFGLLQNMTCPGHATILSGAYAYQHGISGNIWYDASIQKPMYCVEDSGYPQVGVADPGSQRGVSPKNFRGTTLGDELKNSGYGSRVVTLALKDRAAVLLGGSRADLALWFDRESQNWVSSRYYLPEGKLPTWVQDVNAAFHKNHKATLSWNRPEGQGTGTSWTDNSFVEKSKATEAMGRDFPHQLSGRNTYASYFPESTTWTVDTAIAALQALKLGRGPDTDLLGVSFSTHDNLSHSFGPNSRQVEELTIIEDKEIARFLKAIKQTVGLENTIIVLTGDHGGMPNAEWLHAHKLDAGRVDEDKLMEEGENFLAKTFGSVKGGNWIAYQANFNFYLNPEALKQYSKLNKEDVANRLARFYREEGSIRNGILHVFSAADVRLNTLPPGMFQKQIQNTFTAGRSGDVVMILKPNYVMPGSTAEHMSGYSYDRMVPLALVGPQIKAGVYGQKAEIIDIAPTLAFFAGTLPPTGSEGRVLHEILRNEIKP encoded by the coding sequence ATGCTGCGTCGCTTCAATTTAATTCTGGTATACATGGCCTGCGTTGTCAGTTGGACCGCAACACCTGCCTGGGCCCAGCTTTCCCGCATCAAAAAACCCAAGTTGATAGTGACCCTTGTCGTCGATCAGTTCCGCGCGGATCAAGTGGCGCGCTTTCAGAACCGCTTCCTGCCGCCGGTCGGTCCCCAGGGCGAACCCGGTGGCTTCCGTTATTTGACCGAGCGAGGCGCCTATTATCCGCTGGCTGAATTCGGACTCCTGCAGAATATGACCTGTCCCGGCCATGCCACTATCCTGAGCGGGGCCTATGCCTATCAGCATGGGATTTCCGGCAATATCTGGTACGATGCCAGTATTCAAAAACCGATGTACTGCGTCGAGGACTCCGGCTATCCCCAGGTGGGCGTCGCCGATCCCGGATCCCAGCGCGGCGTGTCGCCGAAAAATTTCCGCGGCACGACTCTGGGCGACGAGCTGAAAAATTCCGGCTATGGTTCCCGCGTCGTAACCTTAGCTCTGAAGGACAGAGCCGCCGTGCTCTTGGGCGGATCGCGCGCAGACCTTGCGCTTTGGTTTGATCGGGAATCGCAGAACTGGGTCTCAAGCCGCTACTATCTTCCAGAGGGCAAGCTGCCGACCTGGGTGCAGGATGTGAACGCGGCCTTTCATAAAAATCATAAGGCCACGCTCAGCTGGAACCGCCCCGAGGGTCAAGGCACAGGCACCTCATGGACCGACAACAGCTTCGTTGAAAAATCCAAGGCCACCGAAGCCATGGGCCGCGATTTTCCGCATCAGCTTTCCGGCCGCAACACCTATGCCAGCTATTTTCCCGAAAGCACGACCTGGACCGTGGACACGGCGATCGCTGCTCTGCAGGCTTTGAAACTCGGTCGCGGTCCCGATACCGATCTTTTGGGCGTCAGCTTCTCGACTCATGATAACCTTTCGCACAGCTTCGGCCCCAACAGTCGTCAGGTTGAAGAGCTGACCATCATCGAAGACAAAGAGATCGCGCGTTTCCTGAAAGCCATCAAGCAAACCGTGGGACTTGAAAATACCATCATCGTGCTGACCGGCGATCACGGCGGCATGCCCAATGCCGAGTGGCTTCATGCCCATAAGCTGGATGCCGGCCGCGTGGATGAAGACAAGCTGATGGAGGAAGGCGAAAACTTTCTGGCCAAGACCTTTGGATCCGTGAAAGGCGGGAACTGGATCGCCTACCAGGCGAATTTCAATTTCTATCTGAATCCCGAGGCTTTGAAGCAGTACAGCAAGCTGAACAAGGAGGACGTCGCAAACCGTCTGGCCCGTTTCTATCGCGAAGAAGGCAGCATCCGTAACGGAATTCTTCACGTCTTTTCCGCTGCTGATGTTCGCCTGAACACCCTGCCGCCCGGCATGTTTCAAAAACAGATTCAGAACACCTTCACAGCCGGTCGCAGTGGAGACGTGGTCATGATCCTGAAACCCAACTACGTGATGCCAGGCTCCACAGCCGAACATATGAGCGGCTATTCCTATGATCGCATGGTGCCGCTGGCCCTGGTCGGGCCACAGATCAAGGCCGGTGTGTATGGACAAAAAGCGGAGATTATAGATATCGCGCCGACTCTGGCGTTCTTTGCGGGCACCCTTCCCCCGACTGGGAGCGAAGGGCGCGTCTTGCATGAAATCCTGCGGAATGAAATCAAACCTTAA